The following coding sequences lie in one Rutidosis leptorrhynchoides isolate AG116_Rl617_1_P2 chromosome 6, CSIRO_AGI_Rlap_v1, whole genome shotgun sequence genomic window:
- the LOC139852795 gene encoding protein ALUMINUM SENSITIVE 3 — protein MDWEWLSEFLQGMLKPAAATAVVLLAAALSYFQKLKLEGEMIYSIVRAFIQLSIIGFVLQFIFNQNNGWWIILAYLFMVSVAGYTAGQRAKHVPHGKYIAGASILVGTSITMLLLVLLNVFPFTPQYIIPVAGMMVGNAMTVTGVTMKRLRDDIRTQMSLVETALALGATPRQATLHQVKRSLVIALSPVLDNTKTVGLISLPGAMTGLIMGGASPVEAIQLQMVVMNMLIGASTMSSIMSTYFCWPNFFTKAYQLETKVFSTE, from the exons ATGGATTGGGAGTGGCTGTCGGAGTTCTTACAGGGGATGCTAAAACCGGCCGCCGCCACGGCGGTCGTGTTACTAGCCGCCGCTCTGTCGTATTTTCAAAAACTGAAATTAGAAGGAGAGATGATTTATTCAATTGTTAGAGCATTCATTCAGCTCTCAATTATTGGTTTTGTTCTTCAATTCATTTTTAATCAAAATAATGGGTGGTGGATCATACTTGCCTATCTTTTCATG GTTTCAGTTGCAGGGTACACGGCTGGGCAACGAGCAAAACATGTACCTCATGGGAAATATATTGCCGGAGCTTCGATTTTAGTTGGGACGTCTATAACGATGTTGTTACTAGTTTTGCTAAATGTTTTTCCGTTTACGCCTCAATATATTATTCCGGTGGCCGGAATGATGGTTGGTAATGCGATGACGGTTACCGGAGTTACTATGAAAAGATTACGGGATGATATTCGGACACAGATGAGTTTG GTTGAGACAGCATTAGCCCTTGGTGCTACACCGCGACAAGCGACACTTCATCAAGTAAAAAGGTCACTAGTCATTGCACTCTCACCGGTTCTCGACAACACGAAAACAGTGGGACTAATATCGCTTCCAGGAGCTATGACCGGACTTATTATGGGTGGAGCTTCCCCTGTTGAAGCCATACAACTTCAAATGGTGGTGATGAATATGCTAATTGGAGCTTCAACTATGAGTAGTATTATGTCAACTTACTTTTGTTGGCCTAATTTCTTCACAAAGGCTTATCAACTTGAAACAAAGGTCTTTTCTACCGAATAG